CCTGACGCGTCTCCTTATCGAACTGCGGTATAACAAACTTAAACTTCTTCCCTGTTAACGCCTCCATAAAGCGCTGCAGCATTTCCAGTTTGCGCTTATTCTCATCGCTCAGTTCAAAGGGATCCGACACTTCCTTCGCCGCCTCGGTTCCCGTCGCCTTTTGCTGCAGTTCTTTAGCCAGCGCCGATACATCCACTTTGACTGCGTCCATTCCCGCCTTATTTCCTTGTTTACCGTCCACCCATGCTTCCAAAGTCTCTTGTTCCTGGGTTTTGCTCACCGCTGTGTGCTGACTGCTCAGCTTCACTGTCGATTCGGTAATTTTCATAGTCTCATCCTCCTTGATGAATCCGCGACAGAATCATTCCGTCTCCTCTTCCCTACAATAAGAATATCGAAATTCCCACATTGTTCCTTTATCGATTACGTAATCTAGAAATAAAAAAAGCTTTGCGAATATATCGCAAAGCTTTTATAACCTTAATGGTGACCCCGGCAGGATTCGAACCTGCGGCCTTTTGATTCGTAGTCAAACGCTCTATCCAGCTGAGCTACGGAGTCATCTGCGTATGTAAGTATATCCCACTCAAGGCATCCTGTCAAGTTTCTAACAGCGACGAAGTTTTTCGAGCGCTTTCACGCCCCAGATGGAAAATGCCACACCGTACCCTAATAGTACTGCAAGCGAAACAAAAGGTATTTCTCCGCCTCCAGCCAGTTGACGCAAAGACTGGCTGGCATGGGTCAGCGGCAAAAGTTCCACTACCCAGGCTGCCGCTTGCGGCAGTCGATCCGGTGAGAAAAAGGTACCGCATAAAAAAGACATCGGTAATAAAATATATGTGCTAAAGTTAGCCATATCTTCATGAGAATCAATGATCAACGCCGCCACAACACCCAAGGCCGCAAACAAAAAACAATTACAAAACAAAAACAGTACAAACCAGCCGTCCAAATTCAGCGCAGCGCCAAACAGCCAGGCCAATAGCAAAATAACCAGAGAAGACAACATGCCTCGGACAACGCCGCCTAAAATCTTGCCTACAACAAACGAAAAAGAAGAAATTGGCGCAATTAGATATTCTTCCAATGTTTTATGATATAAGCGGCTCATATTCAGAGGCGAGCCCACGGAGCTAAAACTGATATTCATCGAATTCAACGCCAAGATGCCTGGCACTATATAGTCTAAATAACTGCC
This Anaeromusa acidaminophila DSM 3853 DNA region includes the following protein-coding sequences:
- a CDS encoding ABC transporter permease, with translation MIEDIWTVFWRDWLVLHRRLAKFILSRMVTPILYLVAFGWGLGRSMSWSGGSYLDYIVPGILALNSMNISFSSVGSPLNMSRLYHKTLEEYLIAPISSFSFVVGKILGGVVRGMLSSLVILLLAWLFGAALNLDGWFVLFLFCNCFLFAALGVVAALIIDSHEDMANFSTYILLPMSFLCGTFFSPDRLPQAAAWVVELLPLTHASQSLRQLAGGGEIPFVSLAVLLGYGVAFSIWGVKALEKLRRC